From a region of the Labilithrix sp. genome:
- the efp gene encoding elongation factor P, which produces MASTTDIRKGLKIQIDGVPYHIVEHQFVKPGKGQSFTRCSVRNLTNGKVVERTWKSGESVELADVEDRKMTYSWEEGDNYVFMDTNTGDQIYVGKDKVGPEARFLSEGLDVEVTLFNGNPIGIDMPPNVIMQVVTSEPGVKGDTASGATKPATLATGATVNVPLFIKEGEWIKIDVASGQYQERVNK; this is translated from the coding sequence ATGGCAAGCACGACCGACATCCGCAAAGGCCTCAAGATCCAGATCGACGGCGTGCCGTACCACATCGTCGAGCACCAGTTCGTGAAGCCGGGCAAGGGTCAGTCGTTCACGCGCTGCAGCGTGCGCAACCTCACGAACGGCAAGGTCGTCGAGCGCACCTGGAAGTCCGGCGAGTCGGTCGAGCTCGCCGACGTCGAGGACCGGAAGATGACGTATTCGTGGGAAGAGGGCGACAACTACGTCTTCATGGACACGAACACGGGCGACCAGATCTACGTCGGCAAGGACAAGGTCGGCCCCGAGGCGCGCTTCCTCTCGGAGGGCCTCGACGTCGAGGTCACGCTCTTCAACGGCAACCCGATCGGCATCGACATGCCGCCGAACGTCATCATGCAGGTCGTCACGAGCGAGCCGGGCGTGAAGGGCGACACCGCGAGCGGCGCGACCAAGCCCGCCACGCTCGCGACCGGCGCGACCGTCAACGTCCCGCTCTTCATCAAAGAAGGCGAGTGGATCAAGATCGACGTCGCCTCCGGCCAGTACCAAGAGCGCGTCAACAAGTAA
- a CDS encoding tetratricopeptide repeat protein → MHEVDEELREIKREIIESRASVIKTNNLTNALSADIKSIAKRQQTYERRLSWNSATAYIVFVVVVFAALKLAWDARVDQIKAETEQRAQDNERLRKESREAQKRDEDRARAESRAAQFYELIRTGKRAEIVEQWEQVKKEPLSKAEAAMFADAVERARNELAGQLYQQGMDKVRVQRWSEAATAFEESLKYKDDSSIGPSVRLGLSDSYRHLNRQKEAIPILAGLAENAVDKEVHDDALYLLAWCQMDTQAWNDAKNSWRSLIRRFPESKFTAEAKLQLAHLNLTH, encoded by the coding sequence GTGCACGAGGTCGACGAGGAGCTCCGCGAGATCAAGCGCGAGATCATCGAGTCGCGCGCGTCGGTCATCAAGACCAACAACCTCACGAACGCGCTCTCGGCCGACATCAAGTCGATCGCGAAGCGGCAGCAGACCTACGAGCGGCGCCTCTCCTGGAACAGCGCCACCGCGTACATCGTGTTCGTCGTCGTCGTCTTCGCGGCGCTGAAGCTCGCGTGGGACGCGCGCGTCGATCAGATCAAGGCGGAGACGGAGCAACGCGCGCAGGACAACGAGCGCCTCCGGAAGGAGAGCCGCGAAGCGCAGAAGCGCGACGAGGACCGCGCCCGCGCGGAGTCGCGCGCGGCGCAGTTCTACGAGCTGATCCGCACCGGCAAGCGCGCCGAGATCGTGGAGCAGTGGGAGCAGGTCAAGAAGGAGCCGCTCAGCAAGGCGGAGGCGGCGATGTTCGCCGACGCGGTGGAGCGCGCGCGGAACGAGCTCGCGGGCCAGCTCTACCAGCAGGGCATGGACAAAGTCCGCGTCCAGCGCTGGTCGGAGGCGGCGACCGCCTTCGAGGAGTCCCTCAAGTACAAGGACGACTCGTCGATCGGCCCGAGCGTGCGCCTCGGCCTCTCGGACTCGTACCGCCACCTGAACCGGCAGAAGGAGGCGATCCCGATCCTCGCCGGCCTCGCCGAGAACGCGGTCGACAAGGAGGTCCACGACGACGCGCTCTACCTCCTCGCGTGGTGCCAGATGGACACGCAAGCCTGGAACGACGCCAAGAACTCGTGGCGCTCCCTCATCCGCCGCTTCCCCGAGTCGAAGTTCACCGCCGAAGCGAAGCTGCAGCTCGCGCACCTGAACCTCACGCACTGA
- the hutU gene encoding urocanate hydratase, producing MGSRTVVAPRGSTLTCKGWVQEAALRMLHNNLDPEVAERPEDLVVYGGTGKAARSWEAFDVIVRELTDLADDETLLVQSGKAVGRFKTHRDAPRVLIANSNLVGKWATWEHFRELEKKGLIMFGQMTAGSWIYIGTQGILQGTFETFVAARKAYVARTHRDGHLWVLTAGLGGMGGAQPLAATMAGMSCLGVEVDPARIQKRLDTRYVDERIDDLDAALARIEKAKKEDKPVSIALCANAAEVYPELVKRGVIPDLVTEQTAAHDPLVGYVPLGFTLEEAAELRKEDPEGYVERAKASMAEEVDAMLAMKKKGAEVFDYGNNIRACAVEAGCAKAFDVPGFVPAYIRPLFCVGKGPFRWVALSGDPEDIAVTDQAVLDAVPDDPDLRRWIELAKERVKFQGLPARICWLGYGDRMKVGLAFNELVRTGKVKAPIVIGRDHLDCGSVASPNRETEAMKDGSDAIADFALLNALVNTAAGASWVSFHHGGGVGMGMSLHAGMVVVADGTPEAAKRLERVLTSDPGMGVVRHADAGYEEAIACAKSKGVHIPHADHPAAPGGER from the coding sequence ATGGGATCTCGAACGGTCGTCGCGCCGCGTGGGAGCACGCTCACCTGCAAGGGCTGGGTCCAGGAGGCCGCGCTGCGGATGCTCCACAACAACCTCGATCCCGAGGTCGCGGAGCGCCCGGAGGACCTCGTCGTTTACGGCGGCACCGGAAAAGCCGCACGATCGTGGGAAGCCTTCGACGTGATCGTCCGCGAGCTCACCGATCTCGCCGACGACGAGACGCTGCTCGTGCAGTCGGGGAAGGCGGTCGGGCGTTTCAAAACGCATCGCGACGCCCCGCGCGTGCTCATCGCGAACTCGAACCTCGTCGGCAAGTGGGCGACGTGGGAGCACTTCCGCGAGCTCGAGAAGAAGGGCCTCATCATGTTCGGCCAGATGACGGCCGGCTCGTGGATCTACATCGGCACGCAGGGCATCTTGCAGGGCACGTTCGAGACGTTCGTCGCCGCGCGGAAGGCGTACGTCGCGCGCACGCACCGGGACGGGCACCTCTGGGTCCTCACCGCGGGCCTCGGCGGCATGGGCGGCGCGCAGCCGCTCGCCGCGACGATGGCGGGGATGTCGTGCCTCGGCGTGGAGGTCGATCCCGCGCGGATCCAGAAGCGGCTCGACACGCGCTACGTCGACGAGCGGATCGACGATCTCGACGCCGCGCTCGCGCGGATCGAGAAGGCGAAGAAGGAGGACAAGCCCGTCAGCATCGCGCTCTGCGCGAACGCGGCCGAGGTCTACCCCGAGCTCGTGAAGCGAGGCGTGATCCCGGATCTGGTCACCGAGCAGACGGCGGCGCACGATCCGCTCGTCGGCTACGTCCCGCTCGGCTTCACGCTCGAGGAGGCGGCGGAGCTCCGCAAGGAAGACCCGGAGGGCTACGTCGAGCGGGCGAAGGCGAGCATGGCCGAAGAGGTCGACGCGATGCTCGCGATGAAGAAGAAGGGCGCCGAGGTCTTCGACTACGGCAACAACATCCGCGCGTGCGCGGTCGAGGCGGGCTGCGCGAAGGCGTTCGACGTCCCCGGCTTCGTGCCGGCGTACATCCGCCCGCTCTTCTGCGTGGGCAAGGGCCCGTTCCGCTGGGTGGCGCTCTCGGGCGATCCGGAGGACATCGCGGTCACGGACCAGGCGGTGCTCGACGCGGTCCCGGACGATCCCGATCTCCGCCGCTGGATCGAGCTCGCGAAGGAGCGGGTGAAGTTCCAGGGGCTGCCGGCGCGCATCTGCTGGCTCGGCTACGGCGATCGGATGAAGGTCGGCCTCGCGTTCAACGAGCTCGTTCGCACGGGCAAGGTGAAGGCGCCGATCGTCATCGGCCGCGATCACCTCGACTGCGGCTCGGTCGCGTCGCCGAACCGCGAGACGGAGGCGATGAAGGACGGCTCCGACGCGATCGCCGACTTCGCGCTCCTCAACGCGCTCGTGAACACGGCGGCCGGCGCGAGCTGGGTGAGCTTCCACCACGGCGGCGGCGTCGGCATGGGCATGAGCCTCCACGCGGGCATGGTCGTCGTCGCCGACGGTACGCCGGAAGCCGCGAAGCGCCTCGAGCGTGTCCTCACCTCCGATCCCGGCATGGGCGTCGTTCGCCACGCAGACGCGGGCTACGAAGAGGCGATCGCGTGCGCAAAGAGCAAGGGCGTGCACATCCCGCACGCCGATCATCCGGCCGCGCCGGGTGGGGAAAGGTAG
- the hflX gene encoding GTPase HflX, producing MELYGNTKGLSPSATKTLERIYRRKVPVNDISTTELTRSLVAASVETGRQVGALVHRSGQVDYVVVGDAGKLMLPDIGRLRAAEGRFRGLRLIHTHLRGEALTRDDIVDLVRLRLDLVCAIQLSPRGEARSMQYAYNVPTDDPDALPYREVGPLPIGQALVDVGELMSDLEAEFARQSRGREVRGKDGVAMLVHVGEKSERNRGQDALGRPSALRHAEVSMSELRELARTAGVAVAEEIVQLRDRVDPKFVLGKGKLEDVIVRAMQRGADVLVFDRDLTPAQNSAIAKESDLKVIDRTQLILDIFAQRAESYDGKLQVELAQLKYNMPRLGMKDDALSRLTGGIGGRGPGETKLEIGRRRAKERVAHLEAQLRKLSKRREQRRHKRTRDGVPTVAIVGYTNAGKSTLLNALTGAEVLAEDKLFATLDTRSRHLKVGWAGYGDREIVITDTVGFIRDLPEDLFAAFRATFEEAADADLILHVVDAADPAKEDHVATTENVLAELELAEIPRVMVFNKIELLTKIDAKILQKKHPDSVQVSAMQRDSVRPLLKRLAIELAERWDQSARMPVAAPVDPETEQELPDAEPDLHATTLDELLRAAGRRGRRRVQVT from the coding sequence ATCGAGCTCTACGGCAACACCAAGGGGCTCTCCCCGTCCGCGACGAAGACGCTCGAGCGCATCTATCGGCGCAAGGTCCCCGTGAACGACATCTCGACGACGGAGCTGACGCGGTCGCTCGTCGCCGCGAGCGTCGAGACCGGGCGCCAGGTCGGCGCGCTCGTGCATCGCTCCGGGCAGGTCGACTACGTCGTCGTCGGCGACGCGGGGAAGCTGATGCTCCCCGACATCGGGCGCCTCCGCGCGGCGGAGGGGCGCTTCCGCGGCCTGCGCCTGATCCACACCCACCTCCGTGGCGAGGCGCTGACGCGCGACGACATCGTCGACCTCGTGCGGCTCCGCCTCGACCTCGTCTGCGCGATCCAGCTCTCGCCGCGGGGGGAGGCGAGGTCGATGCAGTATGCATACAACGTCCCGACCGACGATCCCGACGCGCTGCCGTACCGCGAGGTCGGGCCGCTCCCGATCGGACAGGCCCTCGTCGACGTCGGAGAGCTCATGTCCGACCTCGAGGCCGAGTTCGCGCGCCAGAGCCGCGGGCGCGAGGTGCGCGGCAAGGACGGCGTCGCGATGCTCGTCCACGTCGGCGAGAAGAGCGAGCGGAACCGAGGCCAGGACGCGCTCGGAAGACCGAGCGCTCTACGTCACGCCGAGGTGAGCATGAGCGAGCTCCGCGAGCTCGCGCGCACGGCCGGCGTCGCGGTGGCGGAGGAGATCGTGCAGCTGCGCGATCGCGTCGACCCCAAGTTCGTGCTCGGCAAGGGCAAGCTCGAGGACGTCATCGTCCGCGCGATGCAGCGCGGCGCCGACGTGCTCGTCTTCGACCGCGATCTCACCCCCGCGCAGAACTCCGCGATCGCGAAGGAGTCGGACCTCAAGGTCATCGATCGCACGCAGCTGATCCTCGACATCTTCGCGCAGCGCGCGGAGAGCTACGACGGCAAGCTGCAGGTCGAGCTCGCGCAGCTGAAGTACAACATGCCGCGCCTCGGGATGAAGGACGACGCGCTCTCGCGCCTCACCGGCGGCATCGGCGGACGCGGCCCCGGCGAGACGAAGCTCGAGATCGGTCGCCGCCGCGCGAAGGAGCGCGTCGCGCACCTCGAGGCGCAGCTCCGGAAGCTCTCGAAGCGCCGCGAGCAGCGCCGTCACAAGCGCACGCGCGACGGCGTGCCGACCGTCGCGATCGTCGGCTACACGAACGCGGGCAAGAGCACGCTCCTCAACGCGCTCACCGGCGCGGAGGTGCTCGCGGAGGACAAGCTCTTCGCGACCCTCGACACGCGCTCGCGCCACTTGAAGGTGGGCTGGGCGGGCTACGGCGATCGCGAGATCGTCATCACCGACACGGTGGGCTTCATCCGCGATTTGCCGGAGGACCTCTTCGCCGCCTTCCGCGCCACCTTCGAGGAGGCGGCGGACGCGGACCTGATCCTCCACGTCGTCGACGCGGCCGATCCGGCGAAGGAAGACCACGTCGCGACGACGGAGAACGTCCTCGCCGAGCTCGAGCTCGCGGAGATCCCGCGCGTCATGGTGTTCAACAAGATCGAGCTCCTCACGAAGATCGACGCGAAGATCTTGCAGAAGAAGCACCCCGACTCGGTGCAGGTGTCGGCGATGCAGCGCGACTCGGTGCGGCCGCTCTTGAAGCGGCTCGCGATCGAGCTCGCGGAGCGCTGGGATCAGAGCGCGAGGATGCCGGTCGCCGCGCCGGTCGATCCCGAGACCGAACAAGAGCTCCCCGACGCGGAGCCCGACCTCCACGCGACGACGCTCGACGAGCTGCTCCGCGCGGCGGGCCGGCGCGGCCGCCGCCGCGTCCAGGTCACCTGA
- a CDS encoding thrombospondin type 3 repeat-containing protein → MASGAAHAIGMLKTGYLADIAVYDGSTNKDFRAVIDGGVEDVALVLRGGTALYGDTPLITDPAVLPPATSRCAPWPGDVCGKEKTACIDVRASSNPPTLATVLEAGTKFYPTFFCKNETPTDEPSCHPSRPGVVRGSTVYDGNPTESDKDGDGIPDDRDNCPLIFNPVRPMDGGNQADSDNDGIGDACDECPNDGSQECDHLSGADIDGDGVPNGIDNCLTVANADQADADDDGIGDACDTCAESRSGADPCDYPISTVRNPAAAGHPDVPSVVAVEGIVSAKLASTHLYIQETVEGGPWQGIYLQADALAGNASTGPRLGQKVRAVGLHKNPFDQDQITLATITVIDTAVTPAVPLLVNVNQINTAARAAAEPYESLLVRVDGSFVVTDPNLNGVKDAAHDARWEMEVSPGGLRIHDQLFRRFGNCGTTGGQLCPYPAPGFEKDATFSSFTGIMGWSFSQRKLYPRNAADLVR, encoded by the coding sequence ATGGCGTCCGGCGCCGCCCACGCGATCGGCATGCTGAAGACAGGCTACCTCGCCGACATCGCGGTCTACGACGGCTCGACGAACAAGGACTTCCGCGCCGTCATCGACGGCGGCGTCGAGGACGTCGCCCTCGTCCTCCGCGGCGGCACCGCGCTCTACGGCGACACGCCGCTCATCACCGATCCCGCGGTCCTCCCCCCCGCGACGTCGCGTTGCGCGCCGTGGCCCGGCGACGTGTGCGGCAAGGAGAAGACGGCCTGCATCGACGTGCGCGCGTCGTCCAACCCGCCCACGCTCGCGACCGTCCTCGAGGCCGGCACGAAGTTCTACCCGACGTTCTTCTGCAAGAACGAGACGCCGACCGACGAGCCGTCGTGCCACCCCTCGCGCCCCGGCGTCGTCCGCGGCTCCACCGTCTACGACGGCAACCCCACCGAGTCGGACAAGGACGGCGACGGCATCCCCGACGATCGCGACAACTGCCCGCTCATCTTCAACCCCGTGCGACCGATGGACGGCGGCAACCAGGCCGACTCCGACAACGACGGCATCGGCGACGCGTGCGACGAGTGCCCGAACGACGGCTCGCAGGAGTGCGACCACCTGAGCGGCGCGGACATCGACGGCGACGGCGTCCCGAACGGCATCGACAACTGCCTGACGGTCGCGAACGCCGATCAGGCCGACGCGGACGACGACGGCATCGGCGACGCGTGCGACACCTGCGCAGAGAGCCGCTCGGGCGCCGATCCCTGCGACTACCCGATCTCCACCGTCCGGAACCCCGCCGCGGCGGGACACCCGGACGTCCCGAGCGTCGTCGCGGTCGAGGGCATCGTGAGCGCGAAGCTCGCGAGCACGCACCTCTACATCCAGGAGACGGTGGAGGGCGGGCCGTGGCAGGGGATCTACCTCCAGGCCGACGCGCTCGCGGGCAACGCGTCCACCGGTCCGCGGCTCGGGCAGAAGGTCCGCGCGGTGGGTCTGCACAAGAACCCGTTCGACCAGGACCAGATCACGCTCGCCACCATCACCGTGATCGACACCGCGGTCACGCCCGCGGTCCCGCTCTTGGTGAACGTCAACCAGATCAACACCGCCGCGCGCGCCGCCGCGGAGCCGTACGAGAGCCTGCTCGTGCGCGTCGACGGGAGCTTCGTCGTCACGGACCCCAACCTCAACGGGGTGAAGGACGCGGCCCATGACGCGCGCTGGGAGATGGAGGTGTCGCCCGGCGGGCTCCGCATCCACGACCAGCTCTTCCGCCGCTTCGGCAACTGCGGGACCACCGGCGGTCAGCTCTGTCCTTACCCCGCCCCCGGCTTCGAGAAGGACGCGACCTTCTCGAGCTTCACCGGCATCATGGGCTGGTCGTTCTCGCAGCGAAAGCTCTACCCGCGTAACGCGGCCGATCTCGTCAGGTGA
- a CDS encoding peptidylglycine alpha-amidating monooxygenase, which produces MSLRAFAAFAAAVIVAAACGGTSAEAPAGPSQAGVIDLDGGPIQTTPDGPSGLPCDVDAILTTHCRKCHARPPQYGAPMPLLGWDDLQAPTPSGGKKVHEMVLSKVANDDAPMPPAPNARLSEAEKKTLSDWSAAGAPRSAESCATTPPPPPPDPVTGLSCTPNKTLAPAAPYEMPESAGDQYVCWGVDVTADTPTHIVGFAPRIDNTTITHHVVMYEAPSSYPSTPQPCDASAAVTWRMVLGWAPGISGVELPPEAGFPIAPAGTHYVVQMHYSNPQRLKGEKDSTKIEVCTAPPRQHEADVLAFGSQSFTIPAAPPPGGVFTRECSITVPSFFAGIHLFAAMPHMHKIGHAMTTTLTRQGGAPIDLGTMTSYDFNAQRWLPIDAVTQSGDVIRTDCSWKNTTGAPVKFGEKTADEMCYSFTMYYPRIASTLWSWGLPAQTASCVSRP; this is translated from the coding sequence GTGAGTCTTCGCGCATTTGCGGCGTTCGCCGCGGCCGTGATCGTGGCGGCCGCGTGCGGCGGGACCTCCGCCGAGGCTCCGGCCGGTCCGTCGCAGGCCGGCGTGATCGATCTCGACGGCGGGCCGATCCAGACCACGCCCGACGGACCGAGCGGGCTCCCTTGCGACGTCGACGCGATCCTCACGACCCACTGCCGGAAGTGCCACGCGCGGCCGCCGCAATACGGCGCGCCGATGCCGCTCCTCGGCTGGGACGACCTCCAGGCCCCGACGCCGAGCGGCGGCAAGAAGGTCCACGAGATGGTGCTCTCGAAGGTCGCGAACGACGACGCGCCGATGCCGCCGGCGCCGAACGCGCGCCTCTCGGAGGCGGAGAAGAAGACGCTCTCCGACTGGTCCGCCGCCGGCGCGCCGCGCAGCGCGGAGAGCTGCGCGACCACGCCGCCTCCTCCTCCGCCCGATCCGGTGACCGGCCTCTCCTGCACCCCGAACAAGACGCTCGCGCCCGCGGCGCCCTACGAGATGCCGGAGAGCGCGGGCGATCAGTACGTGTGCTGGGGCGTCGACGTCACCGCCGACACGCCGACGCACATCGTCGGCTTCGCGCCGCGGATCGACAACACGACGATCACGCATCACGTCGTGATGTACGAAGCGCCCTCGTCGTATCCGTCGACCCCGCAGCCGTGCGACGCCTCCGCGGCGGTGACGTGGCGCATGGTCCTCGGCTGGGCGCCCGGCATCTCCGGCGTCGAGCTGCCGCCGGAGGCGGGCTTCCCGATCGCGCCGGCCGGGACGCACTACGTCGTGCAGATGCACTACTCGAACCCGCAGCGCCTCAAGGGCGAGAAGGACAGCACGAAGATCGAGGTCTGCACCGCGCCGCCGCGGCAGCACGAGGCCGACGTGCTCGCGTTCGGGTCGCAGAGCTTCACCATCCCCGCCGCCCCACCTCCCGGCGGCGTCTTCACGCGCGAGTGCAGCATCACCGTCCCGAGCTTCTTCGCCGGAATCCACCTCTTCGCCGCCATGCCCCACATGCACAAAATCGGGCACGCGATGACGACGACGCTCACGCGGCAGGGCGGCGCGCCGATCGACCTCGGCACGATGACCAGCTACGACTTCAACGCGCAGCGCTGGTTGCCGATCGACGCGGTGACGCAGAGCGGAGACGTCATCCGCACCGACTGCAGCTGGAAGAACACGACCGGCGCGCCGGTGAAGTTCGGCGAAAAGACGGCCGACGAGATGTGTTACTCGTTCACCATGTACTATCCACGCATCGCATCGACGCTCTGGAGCTGGGGCCTCCCCGCCCAGACGGCGAGCTGCGTATCGAGGCCCTGA
- a CDS encoding DnaJ domain-containing protein produces the protein MQLPGRLKATTLGDLLGALHRGRASGTLELVETGGRAHRVHLAKGLVTAVEVDRAAASLGEILRHEEDVDDDVLRRSLLRAMASQRLHGEVLVRDFQIAPQVVERALRKQILMRLQMLEGLVDAQVFYRVAVRPPRGALVDEPLGADEFLAGRKRARDRAVEPASGVYRTARPASGMPGSVDVRRVVAYRTLGLSSAAGEPEVKQAYRRLVREYHPDLHPEASHEERRALSARFAEVTAAYRALVA, from the coding sequence ATGCAGCTTCCCGGGAGGCTCAAGGCTACGACGCTCGGCGATCTGCTCGGCGCGCTCCACCGCGGGCGGGCGAGCGGCACCTTGGAGCTCGTGGAGACGGGCGGACGCGCGCACCGCGTGCACCTCGCGAAGGGGCTCGTCACCGCGGTCGAGGTGGACCGCGCGGCGGCGTCGCTCGGCGAGATCCTCCGCCACGAGGAGGACGTCGACGACGACGTGCTGCGCCGCTCGCTCCTCCGCGCGATGGCCTCGCAGCGGCTCCACGGCGAGGTGCTCGTCCGTGATTTCCAGATCGCGCCGCAGGTGGTGGAGCGCGCGCTGCGAAAGCAGATCCTCATGCGGCTCCAGATGCTCGAGGGGCTCGTCGACGCGCAGGTCTTCTACCGCGTCGCGGTGCGGCCGCCGCGCGGCGCGCTCGTGGACGAGCCGCTCGGCGCGGACGAGTTCCTCGCCGGGAGGAAGCGCGCGCGCGATCGCGCGGTCGAGCCCGCGAGCGGCGTGTACCGCACGGCGCGGCCCGCGAGCGGGATGCCCGGATCGGTGGACGTCCGTCGCGTGGTCGCGTACCGCACGCTCGGGCTCTCCTCCGCGGCGGGAGAGCCCGAGGTGAAGCAGGCGTACCGGCGGCTCGTCCGCGAGTACCATCCCGATCTCCACCCCGAGGCCTCGCACGAGGAGCGGCGCGCGCTGTCCGCTCGCTTCGCCGAGGTCACCGCCGCCTACCGGGCGCTCGTCGCATGA